A portion of the Parasteatoda tepidariorum isolate YZ-2023 chromosome 5, CAS_Ptep_4.0, whole genome shotgun sequence genome contains these proteins:
- the LOC139425631 gene encoding four and a half LIM domains protein 1-like: MEKQPACDHFELLPRRKLCVHCYNPKEDHAFDDEDISDLKEILQNIANVQEISYPLSDSVYSWLPPKCPANRYEDYFKEIPVDMVPKLRSEGALNRLKGLFKQIPITDLSESHCRFVEPECQADLKSFIQNLKSKYLKFGSVMEWESGLTVQCPKCLTLFEKGELIVKPKHTNPQAFHIACFLCNKCSEYTVDLIHCSDTKGTVYCVRHFSETLKKRCHACDELIFALRFSQAREKFYHRDHLFCFSPDCDLPLENNKGFEKDDELYCSKCYEKYFADDCAKCGNRIAVGSQHITHDGKCWHLNCFTCEKCKEVLSDFSEHEGKFYCTNCYNEDIAPRCKGCGELFEGHVKVAKFGDDIYHVGCFKCFDCKKVIGTDSFIPHNDKIYCKECYTRNFGIKCNRCKYAITEDQGVMHNKKPYHINCFTCHNCSTLLADIPFKTVDDEWFCLSCYAMKKNKICQACGELIDLGENNLLYVFEDYKWHPDCFVCKSCQRSLAGSMFAMRGSDIFCQNCCSQESTSSATAKPADSTV; this comes from the exons ATGGAAAAACAGCCTGCGTGTGATCATTTTGAATTACTACCTCGACGAAAGCTCTGTGTTCATTGTTACAATCCTAAAGAAGATCATGCCTTTGACGACGAAGATATTTCTGATCTTAAAGAAATTCTCCAAAATATAGCGAATGTACAGGAAATTTCATATCCACTCTCTGATTCTGTATACTCTTGGCTTCCACCAAAGTGTCCTGCTAATCGTtatgaagattattttaaagaaatacctGTTGACATG gTGCCAAAGCTAAGATCCGAAGGTGCACTAAACAGACTGAAGGGCCTTTTCAAACAAATACCCATAACTGATCTGTCAGAGAGCCACTGTCGGTTCGTGGAGCCAGAATGCCAAGCTGATTTGAAGTCCTTTATTCAGAATctcaaaagcaaatatttaaaatttggttctGTTATG GAATGGGAATCAGGTTTAACTGTTCAGTGTCCAAAATGTCTGACATTGTTTGAAAAGGGTGAATTAATTGTAAAGCCAAAACATACCAATCCACAAGCATTTCACATCGCttgttttttatgcaataagTGCAGTGAATACACAGTGGATTTGATTCATTGTTCTGATACAAAGGGAACTGTATATTGTGTTCGccatttttcagaaactttgaaaaagag ATGTCATGCTTGTGACGAACTTATCTTTGCGCTACGATTTTCTCAAGCTCGTGAGAAGTTCTACCATCGAGATCATTTGTTTTGCTTCTCTCCGGATTGCGACCTTCCACTCGAGAATAATAAAGGGTTTGAGAAAGATGATGAACTCTATTGTTCCAAATGTTATGAGAAGTATTTTGCAGATGACTGTGCTAAGTGCGGAAATCGAATTGCAGTTGGTAGTCAGCATATCACACATGAT ggTAAGTGTTGGCATTTGAATTGTTTCACTTGTGAGAAATGTAAAGAAGTTCTCTCAGACTTCTCAGAACACGAAGGAAAGTTTTATTGTACCAACTGCTATAATGAAGATATTGCACCGCGTTGCAAAGGATGTGGAGAATTGTTTGAAGGACACGTAAAAGTCGCCAAATTTGGT GATGACATCTACCATGTGGGCtgctttaaatgttttgattgcAAGAAAGTTATTGGAACTGATAGCTTCATACCCcacaatgataaaatttactgcaAAGAATGCTACACCAGAAATTTCGGTATCAAGTGCAACAGATGCAAGTATGCCATAACTGAGGATCAAGGAGTAATGCACAACAAGAAGCCCTACCACATCAATTGTTTTACGTGTCATAACTGTTCCACTCTGTTGGCTGACATACCGTTCAAAACTGTTGATGATGAATGGTTCTGTCTGTCTTGCTATGCaatgaaaaagaataagatATGTCAGGCTTGTGGAGAACTAATTGACTTAG GagagaataatttattgtaCGTTTTTGAAGATTACAAATGGCACCCTGACTGTTTTGTTTGCAAATCTTGTCAGCGTTCCTTAGCAGGTTCTATGTTCGCCATGCGTGGTAGTGATATTTTCTGTCAGAATTGCTGTAGTCAAGAGTCAACATCTTCGGCAACTGCAAAGCCCGCAGATTCTACCGTGTGA